From the genome of Aerococcus urinaehominis:
CTACCACTCATTGGAGCCCCGGCTGCCATTGAGGCTGGTTTTCTCCTCTATTTTATGACCTGTGGCGCACCCGTATCGGTTGCCTTTATCGATGCGGCTGATAACGACGATAAATTTGGTGGTGTGGTGATGTTGGTCATGGTTGTCGTGATGATGATTTTCTTACCAGTGGCCATGCCCTTCTTCATTGATGGCTTGTCAGTCCCAATTGGACAACTATTTGCGAATATTGCCCAAAGCATTTTAATACCACTCTTAATTGGCTTAGCCATTAATTACTTTTCTAGCACCACGGCTAAGAAAATTCAGGCTTATATCGCCCCAGCGAATAGTATTATGCTTGACATTGTTATCTATGGTAATATCATCGCCAATATCCCACAAATCATCGGTCTACTTGGTACTGGTACGCTAGCCTATGCAGCTGTCATGAATATTTTAATTATGGTGGCTAGTTATTTTATTTTCTTCCGTCGCTCTGAAGGTAAGCAACAAATAGCTGCCCAAATGACCGGGATGAGAAATGCTGGTATTTCGATGTTGCTCGCCTCAACCAACTTTCAAAATCCAGATGTCCTTATGATTATTGTTGTGATTTCTTCTATCGGAACAGTTCTTGTTCAGTTTGCTAGCCAAATTTTTGCTAAAATAGATAGTTAGAGTAACCAATAAAGGAGAATGATTTTGTCAAGAACGGATGATATTAATAAGCGACAAGACCAAGCCATCAAGGACCAAGAAGAAGAAATTCAATCCCTGTCTGACCAACTCGCCAAAATCCGCACCGATTTAGCTGATGAGCGCACTGTTTTTGCCTTCAAGCGCACACTTTTGGCTGGTGAACGTAATGCTCTTGCCTGGATTCGCACCGGTTTTTCTATCGGCTCAGCTGGTTTTGCCATCGGTACTGCCCTAAAAAACACCAGCTATGGCCACTACGCTTTTGCTGTTGCCCTAGTCCTGTTACTGTTAGCAGTTATTGCTTTCTTATATGCTTGGGTAGATTATTTATTTACGGTACGCTTCCTTAAAGACCAATTTAAAGAAGCCAGAGATGGTGCCAGGGTATCCAAGCGTCGTATCATTTGGATGACTTGTTTTATCGGCTTATTACTATTTACTGTACTTTTCGCCTACTCGATGCTATTACTTTAATCACGACCAGAAAGGAAGGTTAAAATGGATTTTGTTAATATTAAGGGCGGCCAATTCCTGATGGGGGCTGATGACCAGACCGGTTTTGCCCCCGACCTGGAGGGGCCGAGTCGTTTAATCACTGTAGCAGACTTTGCCATTAGCGATACCACTGTCACCAATCAAGACTTTGCTGATTTTTTCCGGGCTACTGGTTACTTAACAGATGCTGAGCGCTATGGTAGATCCTATGTCTTTTATTTACTTCTTCCAGCTGACCAAAGAGACCACTTCCCTAGTCCAGGTGGATCGACCTGGTGGCTAGAAGTGCCTCAAGCCTCTTGGCGCATGCCCGAAGGACCGGGGTCTAGTATTGCTAAGCGTATGGACCATCCTGTGACCCATGTTTCTCGCAATGATGCCTTAGCTTATTGTCAGTGGGCCAATCTGGATTTACCTACCGAAGCCCAATGGGAATATGCTGGTCGTGGGGGTAAAGAGGGACTAACCTTTCCATGGGGCGATGATAAAGAGCCTAACGGCCAACATATGGCTAATCTCTGGTAGGGTGACTTTCCCAATACGAATAGCCTAGCAGATGGTTACTTAGGCACTGCCCCCGTCAAGGCCTTTCCGGCTAATGATTATGGTCTCTATCAAATGATTGGCAATGTGTGGGAATGGTGTGCCAACCCGGCACCAGTGGACTTAGACTACTTTAACCAACACTCTACCCAAGAAATTGTCACTAATCATAGAGACTATAGTCAAGCTGATTACGCCCAAAGAGGCGGTTCCTTCCTTTGCCATCCTTCCTACTGTCGTCGCTATCGCTTAGCTGGCCGTAACCATAACTCAGCCACATCCTCTACTTCTAATAATGGCTTTAGAGTTGTTAAAAATACATTCAAATAACAAAAAATCCTGGCGCAAAGACGCCAGGATTTTTAATTATCGCTTATAAACCTATATAAGCTAATTAGTGGAATTGCATACCACCATCAACAATAATTGTTTGACCAGTAATATAGTTAGAATCTGGTCCTGCTAGGAAGGATACTGCAGCAGCTACATCTTCTGGTTCTGACAAGCGACCCAAAGTAATGTCTTTAGCGAATTGTTGCATACCCCATTCATCATCCTTGCCGGCATTTTTACCAACTTGGTGGGCGATATCAAACATCATTGGCGTCTTAACGATACCTGGTGCATAAGCATTAACCGTAATATTCTTCTCTGCTAGGTCACGGGCTGTCGTTTGGGTAATACCACGAACGGCAAATTTGGTACCTGCATAAAGCGCAAGGTTAGGGTTACCAACAACGCCTGTTTGAGAAGTTGCATTGATGATTTTACCGCCGTTACCAAATTTATCAAATTGTTCAACGGCTGCTTGCGTGCCCCAATAAACACCACCAACATTGATGGCATAAACTTTTTCAAATTGTTCAGGAGTAATTGTGTCAATTGGTGTCGTTGGTCCTAAACCAGCATTATTAACCAAGACATCAAAGCGGCCGTATTTATCGGCAGTTTGTGCAATGGCTGCAAAAACCTGGTCGCGGTCTGAAACGTCCACTTTGACAAAGCTAGCTTCCTGACCTTGGTCGGCAATTTGATCGACAGTTTCTTGACCTGTTTTCTCGTCCAAATCAGCGACTGCCACTTTAAAACCATCACTTGCTAGGCGTTTGGCAATCGCCCGGCCGATTCCTGAACCAGCACCAGTAACTAAAGCAACTTTTTCTTCTACTGACATAAGCTTCCTCCATTCAATGACTTTTGCAACGTTTACAAACAAAATTATACTACTTTAGTAGAACCTCTACAATTATTAACTGCTATTTGGCTTTTAAGTAGTCAAGCGCCATTTTAACAAAGGCGGCTGTCCCCATATACATAAGGTCTTCATCAATATCGAACTTGCTATGGTGGTGGCCATGGAAACTGCCATCTATCAAGCCCGGGTTAGCCAAGAAGAAGAAGGCGCCTGGTGCTTCTTTGAGATAGTAGGCAAAGTCTTCGCCCCCCATTAAAGGATCAGTTAATTCATGTAGCTTATCCGGACCAAATAGGTCTTTTAAGGAGGCCGTCAGGATTTGACTAGCCTGAGGGTCATTAATAACAGCAGGATATTTGTAGTCGTAGGTTAATTGGCAATCAACATCCATAGCCTGGCCAATGCCAGTAGCAATTTCCTGTAAACGACTAGCGATTTTCTTGCGCACCTGGTCGTCAAAGGCCCGCACTGTCCCCTCTAACTCAACTTTATCAGGGATAATATTCTGATTATAACCACCCTCAACCCGAGTAATTGAAACCACAGCCGGTGTGGTTGCTTTTATATTACGGCTTTTAATGGTTTGGATGGCTGTAATCAATTGACCGGCGGCTGCAATCGGATCGCGCGAAGATTCTGGGTAGGCGCCGTGCCAGCCCTGTCCTTTAACCTCAATGAGAAAGCGGTCCATGGAAGCCATCATAGGTCCCTGACAATAGCCAATTTTACCAGCTGGTGTATTAGGATCAATATGGCCAGCATGGAAACCAGTCACCATGGTCACCTGAGGGTTTTCCATGGCCCCTTCTTTGATCATCGGCTCAGCGCCACCTGGGTACTCTTCTCCCGGTTGAAAAAGTAATTTTACTGTCCCGGCAAAGGCTGACCGATTAGCTTGCAAAATTTTAGCGGCGGCAAGTAGCATAGCCACGTGACTATCATGGCCACAAGCATGCATGTTTTTATTTTTAGAAGCAAAGTCATGGCCGGTCGCTTCTTGAATTGGTAAACCATCCATATCAGCACGCATAGCTAATACGCGGTCTGGTCCTGACCAAGCCGGGTCGCCTTGACCTTCGATGAGCGCCACAATCGCATTGCCATTAACATAGGAAGCATCATAAGAAATACCTAAATCATCTAGTTGCTGGCTGATATAGGCTACGGTCTGGGGTAATTCTAAACCTAGTTCCGGACATTGGTGGAGATCACGACGCCACTTAACTAGAGCTGCTTGTTCGGCTTGGGCTAATTTTATAATATCCATTAAAATGACCTCCTAAAATATTCTAAATAGGATTTCTGAGAAAATCACACACATCAAAACAGTACCAATAATTACCAAAATAGAGACAAGAACCCCACGCCAACCAATGGTTTTGAAATCATCCCAGTCGTGGCCAATAGTGACACCAGCATAGGCTAAAATTGGTGTACATAAAGCTAGCAAGCTAACCTGGTCAACTGCACTAATCACTTGATTAGATAAGGGGCTCCAAGGCATAGAGAATAAAATAGCAAATAAGGTAATATAAGCCACAGCAGGAATATCAAGTGGTATCAGTGGTTTCACTACAAATCCTGCCAACGTAAAGAAGAACAGCCAGGCTAGACCGGGTAGAGAACCGACTAGGTCTGCCCCCCCGATTAGGTTACAAACTAATACTGTTAAGCTAGTAATGATTAGTATGAGTAACCAATCAAGGATCTGATGACCAAAATTTTGCTTAGTCATTTTGTTTACCTCCCTTTAACATCTTATACCACCATTCAGTAAAGGGGAGACCAATAAATAATGATGTATAAATAGCAATAACTGTTGAAACAACATTAGAGGCAGCAGCATAGGCTTCTAGTACCTGGGCCTGGTCCGGATAATTTTCAATTAAAGTACCTAAACCGCCAACCATCATGGAAGCTGACCCGATTCCTGAGGCTAATGCAAGGCTACGTGGCGAAATAAAGGGTAGTGTCGATAGGAAAGACACTAGCATGGAAACAGCTACAACGCCAAAGACCGTTCCCACAATATAATTAACCATAACGCCCCTAAATTCAGCTGATTCGGCCCCATACTTTTCACTAATTAAAGTCACATTAGCTTCCCGACTAACACCAAAGGTCATGCCAATCGCTTCTCGCGACATACCAAAAACTAAAATGGCTAAGGGTAAACTAAACAGAGAAGAGAATCCTTCCCCTAAATTTTGTAAGGCCACTGGTAGACCGGCTGCCAGAATTTCATTTAGAGAAGCGCCTGAAGAAACACCAAGTTTCGCCATTAAAAGCCCACCAGCTAAGGCCATGGCTGTAGCGGCATGACCAACATTCTTTTCTGATAACACCGCTTTTTTAGGAGCTATATAAATCACTGCCATTAAAATCATGGACCAAATCAAGGGTGCAAGGGTGAAGGAAAAACGACCTAAAGGCACCCTAACAGGTCCAATTAATTCAGCAACAATTGAACTGACAAAGACCAAGGCGTGTAAACGCCAGTCTCGGCCAGCTGTTAAGGAAGATGACATAATAAAACCTCTTTTCTTAATTCTTTTTTAATACATGCCTCATATTATAGACGCTTAATCCGTTTTCAACAAGCCAACATTAAATACTTGCCCTTAATTTTAGGCTGAGACTTTACAACCGCCAATAAAGTTAGCTATAATAACCACGTTACTGGCCAGTAACCCTACGATTCTTCAGTGGATTAGCCACTCTTTGTCCTTTGGTCGTAGGAAATAATAGCATTGACTATAAAGGAGAATGATAAATGAATACTCAAACCCAAGCGTCCTGGACAACGCTCGACCTCACTAAAATGGCCATGGTAGCTGCCCTTTATGTGGTGCTTACGCTTTTTATGGCCCCAATATCCCTAGCTGGTTTGCAACTTAGGTTTTCAGAAGGTCTAAACTTTTTAGCCCTTTACAACAAACGATATATTCCCGCCCTTACTCTAGGTGTTTTTATCGTTAACTATTTTGCTTATGGGCCTTGGGATATGGTTGTCGGCAGTGCTGGGACTTTTATTTTTCTATATTTAGGGCGCTGGCTGGCCAAAGTGATTGCTGGTGGGCTGGCACGCTATAGCAAATTCAATGGAAATCTTATGGGCGTCCAATACCTCGTGCTCAATATTATTTTTGCTAGCTCTATGTTTACCATTGCCCTACTGGTTAAATTTTTAGGTGCTGACCAAGCCTTTTGGACACTCTATTTGTCTATGGCCACGGCTGAATTTATTGCCATGGGGCTAGGTGGCATTATTATCTACTGGCTCAGCCAACGAATTGATTTTTATCAATAAGTCAAATTAACCATAACCAAAAAGCCTGTGACTAAAGTCACAGGCTTTCGCTGTTATATGAACATTGTCAGTATAGTCAGCTGCCGATAAGCTAAACTGGCTGTCACATCGCAAACTAGGCTGACTCAATATCTCTCAGATATTGGTCTGATGCCTTCCAGTTGTCCATGCCTGAACGCCGAGTCTCGCACCCTATTTAGTCCTTCAGCCAGTTAAGACTAGCAAAAGCTAACATCCCCGCGATGCCATAAACCAGGGCCTCATCATCAAGGTCAAACTCAGGTGTATGGTGGGCAGCTCCCGATCCTAGACCATCATTTTTAATCCCTACAAAGGTAAAGAGCGTGGGGGCTAAGGCTTGATAATCAGCGAAAGACTCTGACGCATACCAGACCACATCTTGCTGGATAAGGCCTGGCTTTATCGCCTCCAGCTTTTGACCCACCTGATTAGCTAAATTAGCATCATTAATCACCGGATTTGACCAAGCCCCGTCACCAGTTTTTTCATACTGACACTGGTGCATTGCTGCCGCGTGCTGGGCTAATTTGTCAACCAGAGCAAAGGCTGCTTGGCCCACTTCCTTATCAAAAAAGCGAATGGAACCACCAATATAAGCCTGGTCCGGAAAGACATTATTAGCCGAACCCGCATGAAACTGTGTAATCCCCAAAGTAGCAATTTGATCAACTGGCAGTTGGTTGGCCCAAGCCACGGCCAAACTATTTAAAAAGTCTATCCCACAGAAAAGTGGATTAATAGCTAAATCTGGGCGAGAGCCATGGCCAGGCTTACCATGGAAAACTAAGCCAAAAGATGACCCTCCTGCCATCACCGGTCCGGCATCTAAGGCCAATTTACCGACTTCAAGTTCATTATAAACATGGTTACCATAAATATAGTCTAGCTGGTAATCGGCTAAGAAATCGACCACCTGGCCAACTGAGCCAGCCACCTCTTCACCAGATTCGAAAATAAAAATAAAACGGCCACATAGTTGGTCTCGGCAACCATTAATTTGGTCAATTGTGCCCATTAGTATTGCCATATGAGCATCATGGCCACAAGCATGCATCAAATTAGCCACTTGGGAATGCACTTTTTTAGCCTGAACCAGATTCTTCTGGGCTTCCTGGATGGGTAGCGCATCCATATCGGTGCGTAGGCCCAGAGTCAAACCAGGCCGGCCTGTATCCAGAATCGCAATAAAGGATTTACTTGCCGGCACATCTCTAATTTCTAAGTCATATTTGGCTAAGCATTTTTTTAAATAGGCCACCGTCCAGTCCTCATGCAGTGAAGCTTCTGGGTGCTGGTGGAGGTCATGACGTATCTGTAGGTACTGGTTAAAATTTGCTTTAATGGTAGTAAAATTAAACATCACTATCTCCTTAACCTTTTCTTTTAACCTATCATATCACGGTCTCACTTAGTCATGCATGAAAATAACAACATATTAATTGTCAGGTCGCTTTCATACTTGTATAATGTAAGTATGAAATAAATGGGGGTTTTATATATGAAATTAAAACAGCTTAAATGGCTAGGCCTAGCCTTAGTAACCAGTCTTCTGCTAACGGCTTGTGGCCAGACGAATAAACAAGGGGCTAGTAATATCGACGACACAAAAATTATCCGAGTTGCTACTTCTCCCGGCCCTTACAGTGAACTCTTCTTGAATGAAGTGAAACCTGTTTTAGAAGCCCAGGGCTATACGATCGAAAATCGTGATTTTGATGACTTGCAACGGGTTAATGTCGCCATTGACGAAGGTTCTATGGACCTCAATGTGGAGCAACATACGCTCTACATGTCTAATTATAATGAAGAAGCCGGTGGTAATTTAGTTGGCTTAACACCTATTCCAACCGTACCAACAGCCATTTTTGGCGGTACCAAAGACAGCCTAGACCAGGTTCAACCTGGTGATATTGTAGCGGTTTCGGATGATCCTGCTGACATTACCCGGTCTATGCTCTTGTTAGAGAAAGCAGGTTGGATCAGCCTTGACCCTAATGTCAAGCCAATGGATATCACCGAAAATGATATTATTGAAAATAAGGCAGGCGTTGAATTCCGCTTTGTCAAACCAGCTATTATCCCTCGTAACCTAGAGGACGCAGCCTATGGTATTATCCCTGGCTCAACCTTTTATGACTCCGGCATGTCTTCAACTGATGCCCTGTTAGAGGAAGATATGCTGCCAGACCTAGAATTACAGGCAGTTACGCGCGCAGATGAAGCGGATAGCCAATGGGCCAAAGATTTGGTCGCTGTCTACCAGTCTGATGACCTGAAAGCCCGTATCCAAGAAATTAATGCAGAAAATGACCGGGTAAACTGGTTATGGCCAACCTCTCTGAAAAATAACTAGTCCAAAAAAGAGGGTGCGAGGACTGGCGCTCAGGAATGAATCACTGGAAGGAATTAGGCCAATAGCTACAAGCTATTGAGACTAATTTCTGAAGTGACTTCATTCCTGCCAAGTCGAACCCGACTAAATAAGGGTGCGAGGACTGGCGTTTAGAACTGAATTCTTGGAATAAAAGACGATCAATCTCGCAGATATTGTATCGGATTTTATGAAAGGACTTCAGTTCTGCCAGACCGAACCCGACTAAATAAGGGTGTGACCAGAAGCGCTTTGAACTGAATCGTTGGAACTAGGCAGACCAATATCTGAAAGATATTGAGTCAGTCTAGTGAAACGACTTCAGTTCAGCTTTTTGGAGCCCGACTAAAAGGGTGCGAGACTTGGCGCTCAGTAATGAATCACTGGAAGGAATTAGGCCAATAGCTACAAGCTATTGAGACTAATTTCTGAAGTGACTTCATGCCTGCCAAGTCGAACCCGAATAAAAGGGTGTGACAAGAAGCGCTCTGAACCCAACTATGCCACTAATATTCGTATAAAAGCGAAAGCCTGGGACTTATGCCCAGGCTTTTTTTAGATTATAAATTTTTCTTAGTTTTACTGACCAACATGATATTGAGCCACAGCATCAGCCATATCAGCTAAAATTTGGTCGTTCTCTCCCAGAAGGTTATAGAGGCCATCTTCCGATAAAATCCCCCGCTTTAAATCGCTGGGAATTTGCCCATCCTGATCGGCTTGCCAATCCGCCTGCCACAAAGGGCCTTCATAATAATCGACTAATTCCTGGCCTTCTGCTGACACCGCTAGATAGGCTGCTAGGGGGCCTTCTAAATCGGCTATAGCCTGACTGAGGCGGTCTGCTTTGGCCTCCAAATCTTTAATGCGGTCAATTCGCGCCTGGTCTGCCATCACTAGTCCTCCTCATAGTTAAGATTATCTTTAAAAGCCCTTGTGTAACGAGCTTGGTCGTAGCTACCATTTAAAAAGGCTTCTAAAGCATAATCTAAGAAATGAGCCCAACTTTCCGTCTCACGACCAACCAATATTGGATAAAAGGCGATGCCCTTGCTCTCAGCTGCTCTTAAATCGCCAGGCGAATCGCCTAAAAGCAAAATATCACTAACATCATTACCCTGGTCTAAGAGCATCTGGACTGTGGCCGGCTTAGAACCTGTTTCTTGGCAATAGTAGGCATCAGTAAATTCATCTAACTGATTCTCAACCCACTCAGCTTGAATAGTCTTTTGGCTAGAGGTTGACACAGCGTAAACTTGACCAACCTGGCTCAGCGCTTTTAGGCCAGCCCGGGCCCCTACAAAGGCCTTATAATCATCCGCATGATAATCAGCAATACCCTGATTGGTTTCCATAGACCATTGGTAGGCTTTTTTGAGATCATCGGATTGATAAGTTTCAATAGCTTGAGCCAAACTATCCATGGATAATTGGCCACTTTGATCTACCCACGCTAGCAAGTTCTCCATATCCGGATAGCCAGCCCGCTTAAGCATGGTCGTCAAGGCGACAAAACGATTGGCCCCCCTCAGTGGACTGTATAAGTTAATTTGGGACCAGTCTGCTA
Proteins encoded in this window:
- a CDS encoding bile acid:sodium symporter family protein, whose protein sequence is MSTIIDFLLNIISSITDFILPIFVFLLVLNVGLSQDLSQVWQTVKKDWRYMAGLAAINYLLVPFLIHWTLPLIGAPAAIEAGFLLYFMTCGAPVSVAFIDAADNDDKFGGVVMLVMVVVMMIFLPVAMPFFIDGLSVPIGQLFANIAQSILIPLLIGLAINYFSSTTAKKIQAYIAPANSIMLDIVIYGNIIANIPQIIGLLGTGTLAYAAVMNILIMVASYFIFFRRSEGKQQIAAQMTGMRNAGISMLLASTNFQNPDVLMIIVVISSIGTVLVQFASQIFAKIDS
- a CDS encoding DUF202 domain-containing protein; protein product: MSRTDDINKRQDQAIKDQEEEIQSLSDQLAKIRTDLADERTVFAFKRTLLAGERNALAWIRTGFSIGSAGFAIGTALKNTSYGHYAFAVALVLLLLAVIAFLYAWVDYLFTVRFLKDQFKEARDGARVSKRRIIWMTCFIGLLLFTVLFAYSMLLL
- a CDS encoding (S)-acetoin forming diacetyl reductase; this encodes MSVEEKVALVTGAGSGIGRAIAKRLASDGFKVAVADLDEKTGQETVDQIADQGQEASFVKVDVSDRDQVFAAIAQTADKYGRFDVLVNNAGLGPTTPIDTITPEQFEKVYAINVGGVYWGTQAAVEQFDKFGNGGKIINATSQTGVVGNPNLALYAGTKFAVRGITQTTARDLAEKNITVNAYAPGIVKTPMMFDIAHQVGKNAGKDDEWGMQQFAKDITLGRLSEPEDVAAAVSFLAGPDSNYITGQTIIVDGGMQFH
- a CDS encoding M20 metallopeptidase family protein codes for the protein MDIIKLAQAEQAALVKWRRDLHQCPELGLELPQTVAYISQQLDDLGISYDASYVNGNAIVALIEGQGDPAWSGPDRVLAMRADMDGLPIQEATGHDFASKNKNMHACGHDSHVAMLLAAAKILQANRSAFAGTVKLLFQPGEEYPGGAEPMIKEGAMENPQVTMVTGFHAGHIDPNTPAGKIGYCQGPMMASMDRFLIEVKGQGWHGAYPESSRDPIAAAGQLITAIQTIKSRNIKATTPAVVSITRVEGGYNQNIIPDKVELEGTVRAFDDQVRKKIASRLQEIATGIGQAMDVDCQLTYDYKYPAVINDPQASQILTASLKDLFGPDKLHELTDPLMGGEDFAYYLKEAPGAFFFLANPGLIDGSFHGHHHSKFDIDEDLMYMGTAAFVKMALDYLKAK
- a CDS encoding DUF3100 domain-containing protein encodes the protein MSSSLTAGRDWRLHALVFVSSIVAELIGPVRVPLGRFSFTLAPLIWSMILMAVIYIAPKKAVLSEKNVGHAATAMALAGGLLMAKLGVSSGASLNEILAAGLPVALQNLGEGFSSLFSLPLAILVFGMSREAIGMTFGVSREANVTLISEKYGAESAEFRGVMVNYIVGTVFGVVAVSMLVSFLSTLPFISPRSLALASGIGSASMMVGGLGTLIENYPDQAQVLEAYAAASNVVSTVIAIYTSLFIGLPFTEWWYKMLKGGKQND
- a CDS encoding QueT transporter family protein: MNTQTQASWTTLDLTKMAMVAALYVVLTLFMAPISLAGLQLRFSEGLNFLALYNKRYIPALTLGVFIVNYFAYGPWDMVVGSAGTFIFLYLGRWLAKVIAGGLARYSKFNGNLMGVQYLVLNIIFASSMFTIALLVKFLGADQAFWTLYLSMATAEFIAMGLGGIIIYWLSQRIDFYQ
- a CDS encoding M20 metallopeptidase family protein, whose product is MFNFTTIKANFNQYLQIRHDLHQHPEASLHEDWTVAYLKKCLAKYDLEIRDVPASKSFIAILDTGRPGLTLGLRTDMDALPIQEAQKNLVQAKKVHSQVANLMHACGHDAHMAILMGTIDQINGCRDQLCGRFIFIFESGEEVAGSVGQVVDFLADYQLDYIYGNHVYNELEVGKLALDAGPVMAGGSSFGLVFHGKPGHGSRPDLAINPLFCGIDFLNSLAVAWANQLPVDQIATLGITQFHAGSANNVFPDQAYIGGSIRFFDKEVGQAAFALVDKLAQHAAAMHQCQYEKTGDGAWSNPVINDANLANQVGQKLEAIKPGLIQQDVVWYASESFADYQALAPTLFTFVGIKNDGLGSGAAHHTPEFDLDDEALVYGIAGMLAFASLNWLKD
- a CDS encoding MetQ/NlpA family ABC transporter substrate-binding protein, giving the protein MKLKQLKWLGLALVTSLLLTACGQTNKQGASNIDDTKIIRVATSPGPYSELFLNEVKPVLEAQGYTIENRDFDDLQRVNVAIDEGSMDLNVEQHTLYMSNYNEEAGGNLVGLTPIPTVPTAIFGGTKDSLDQVQPGDIVAVSDDPADITRSMLLLEKAGWISLDPNVKPMDITENDIIENKAGVEFRFVKPAIIPRNLEDAAYGIIPGSTFYDSGMSSTDALLEEDMLPDLELQAVTRADEADSQWAKDLVAVYQSDDLKARIQEINAENDRVNWLWPTSLKNN
- a CDS encoding DUF4298 domain-containing protein; the encoded protein is MADQARIDRIKDLEAKADRLSQAIADLEGPLAAYLAVSAEGQELVDYYEGPLWQADWQADQDGQIPSDLKRGILSEDGLYNLLGENDQILADMADAVAQYHVGQ
- a CDS encoding HAD hydrolase-like protein; this translates as MTKHFCVDSDGCTINTMVFKHEVFMAPNAIRIFNLSQYVDDIDGFLADWSQINLYSPLRGANRFVALTTMLKRAGYPDMENLLAWVDQSGQLSMDSLAQAIETYQSDDLKKAYQWSMETNQGIADYHADDYKAFVGARAGLKALSQVGQVYAVSTSSQKTIQAEWVENQLDEFTDAYYCQETGSKPATVQMLLDQGNDVSDILLLGDSPGDLRAAESKGIAFYPILVGRETESWAHFLDYALEAFLNGSYDQARYTRAFKDNLNYEED